The Syngnathus acus chromosome 2, fSynAcu1.2, whole genome shotgun sequence genomic interval CAGCCCTGTGAAGCACATTGTCTAAAAAGgcatttatttaatctttATATTAGCGGCCACTTTATTTggcttgtatttatttggtgTAATACACCAAATCACATACGTATAtgtgattaaataaaataacctaaattctgccttttttcccccaggtCCCTCTTTTGAATAGTtgaaaaagaatcaatatCTATATCTCAGtctgtctgctttattgtcaatttcttcacatgccaagacactcaaagaaatcgaaattacgttctagcaacaaatataaaatactatattgtgataCTTTTGTCCTTATGCCCGATTTGTGGACCCTGTGGaggttttttgtgtgttttggggtgtttttcTAGGTATTGAGGGGGGCTGTGTGGCAGCCCTCGGGataatttacaatatttaggcCTCTCACCAGTTGGGctgctgttacttttttcccccctttgttattgtctttgttgctttgctttgatgaCTTTTAACTTTCGCACTTACTGGATTTCTTTATGGCGCCGTTGTGTCAGCCTTTTCTGGAAGCCTATTGAATTGCGCTCATTTAATCAGTATGTCTTTTATATACCCACTTTGTGGTATGAATGCTGCTGGAAACCCGAATTTCTccccggggatcaataaagtatctGTCTCTCTGGGTGAGAGAGAATGAGAGGGAagggctctctctctctctctctcgctctctctcgctctctctctcgctctcttctTCCAACGGCATATAATCATTTACTCTATATGCCTGTAGATAACTAGAAAGCTTAAAAAAGTATGATGTTGCTGTTCCTTCCTTGGAATAAATGTCAGGCTAAAAAGCCGAAGGAAAACCAAATCACGTGctgacatttatttgaaagaCAAATCATTGTCATTTTGGGCTTGTAGGTGGGCAACCACATTGATGTGGTCTCCCAAAAGTGGATGGCTCAGGATGCAGGCATCGGTGCGGGCGTGGACTCTTATTTTGAGTACTTGGTGAAGGGTGCCATCTTGCTGCAAGATGAGGAGCTGCTGCACATGTTTGACGGTAAGTCACATGACCCACCTGCTATATCACCTGCAGAGATATGAACAATGTGTGATGAGGCGTCACTCTCGTACCGCAGCCTATTACCGGGCCCTTGAGAACTACACACGCTTTGATGACTGGTACTTGTGGGTGCAGATGCACAAAGGGACTGTGTCCATGCCCGTGTTCCAGTCGCTGGAGGCATTCTGGCCCGGCCTGCAGGTAGCTATACCCCCCACATGCTCCCACTCTGTGAAGAGCAAGCAGTGCTTTTAAAGTGATTTCTCTTTGTCTCAGACTCTGTTAGGAAACGTGGACAGTGCTGTCAGGACCTTCCAGAACTATTACTCGGTGTGGAGGCAGTTTGGAGGTCTGCCTGAATTCTACAGCATCTCTCAGGGCTACACCGTGGACAAGAGGGAGGGATACCCACTCAGACCCGGTTTGATTATTGAAACAGTCTCTTTGTGTCTTCATCTGTGCTATAGGTTGGCAACACCTGTTTTCTTACCTGTACTAATATCACGTCATGTGCTTCAAGTTGTCCGATTTCTCTATATAAACCTGTCCTGTTTGGTTGTTCAGTGATGCAAAATGTATGATCGCAACGCTGGAATTTTATGTGCAACAAGGGAGTTTGATACACTGTACTCCCTTTGGGGGTATGTACATTGTGATCGTTCTGGCTCAATTCACCCGATGGAGCTAACCTGACCATTTCAGAAGTGGCCAAACCTTGATTTTGTTCATTATGGCCTTACAACACCAAATATACCTGATATCTTTACGGATACCACGCCCGCAATATGGAAGATTTGGCCTGCCAAACTTTTAGACTTGTGAAAAAATGGGCATGGAAGACAACCTGAGCACCCCAATCTCTTGGAAATTATGCCActtttcaaaagaaatgtatAGATGGAAATGGAATTCAACagctattttaaatatatcgTTCCTTTTAGGATTGGGGTATGTTCAGGTCATTTGACCCTTGTATGACCTTTAGATAAACTTTGTTGAAATTCAATCCccaacatgtttttctttcccagcAAATTGGTGTCTAAAAAGGCATATCTACATCATTCTTCGTGTTGTGCATTTCTGTGTGCATACACAACATTGTATCCTAATTAACATGTTCCATGGAGTCACATGCACCGCCCCCTCCAACATTGCACTGCACCAACCCCCCCTGGGGGGCCCGCTCCCctatttgagaagcactgagATAATGCAGGTTGAAGAATATAGCATTATGTATCCTTATCTCTTAAGTCATCATCTTTGATTTCCTTGTTTTGTGTAATGCAGAGTTGGTGGAGAGCGCCATGTACCTGTTCAAGGCAACGGCCGATCACACTTACCTGCAACTCGGCCTGGACGCTCTCGAGTCTGTTGAGCGGATCGCCAAGACGCCATGCGGCTATGCCAGCGTCAGTGCCTCTTTGGCAGAGGTGGGGTGAGTGCATCGGTCcaagctgacggcgcttgtgTTTTCAGGTGAAAGACCTGCGAGACCACCAGCTAGACAACAGAATGGAATCTTTCTTTCTGGCTGAGACCATCAAGTACCTCTACTTACTTTTCGACCCCACCCACTTTCTGCACAGTAGCGGGACAGAGTCATGGGTTGAGGGAGGAGAGGAAGGCCAGTGCATCCTGAGCTCAGGGGGCTATATCTTCAACACAGAGGCCCATCCGCTGGACCCGGCTGCGCTCTACTGTTGCAGCCAGCACAGCCGCGAGCGACAAGAGCTCCACGACATTCTCCTCGGCCGATCACAGTCTGCTAAAAAAGCTAAAGAACATGGCGGCCACTCGGAAGAGCCTCCTCCACCCAGCCACTCAGAGAGCATAGCTCTGAAACCGGGTGAGAAGAAGATGCTTcccctgtcctgtcctgtccagCCTTTCAGTGCTCGACTCGCTGTGCTGGGTCAAGTTTTCACCAATAACACTTGACCTTTTATGGCATGTGACCTACTCGCTGTGTCTGTGTTGTAtgaaatgaagacatttttatttatgatcTTGTGTGACATCACCTTTATTTATTAACCATCACCATGAGGGGGCAGGGTTCAATAGGAAAATGTCTGTTGGCTGATTGGAAGCCTTTTGACCAAATTAGTTGAAGTTAAATCCCCAACATGTTCGCTAAAATATCTAACGGTTGTACAtgcgtcttttgtttcactgcTTCCCATGTCTTCTCATCTGGTTTGTTACCATCCCACGTTTTCATTTGTGTCCTCCTTTTCCATATCctttatatatgtgtgtgtgtgtgtgtgtgtgtgtgtgtgtgtgtgtgtgtgtgtgtgtgtgtgtgtgtgtgtgtgtgtgtgtgtgtgtgtgtgtgtgtgtgtgtgtgtgtgtgtgtgtgtgtgtgtgtgtgtgtgtgtgtgtgtgtgtgtgtgtgcgtgtgtgcgcgtgtgcgtgtgcgtgtgcgcgcgcgcgcgcgcgcgtgcgtatatatatatgtgtgtgtgtgtgtgtatatgtgtgtgtgtgtatatatatatatatatatatatatatatatatatatcaaagtcaaagtcagctttattgtcaatcccttcatatgtcaagacacacaaagaaaccgaaattccgtttcctccatcccacggtgacgagacatacaagtaggcgacacaaaataaaaacaagaaggcacaaacaataaataataaataaaataataaataaataaaatgagcgatgaataaataataaaccaataacccaataaataagaggagcaaaaccgagccagtgtgcaaacagcagacagtaaagaacaggacgctacgctgaaagggggagcgagttcaggatcctaacagcctggagtacgaagctgttggagagtctggtggtgcgggagcgcaggctcctgtaccgcctcccagagggcagaagatcaaacaaagagtgagcggggtgactcacatcactcacaatcttggtcgccttgcgggtgagatgggaggtgtaaatgtccttcaaggaggggagagaagcaccaatagtcttactagccgttttcactatgcgctgcagggccttcaagtctcgtagtcagtgcagctgccaccccaaacagcaatacagctggagaggacgctctcaatggtgccgcggttgatatatgtgtgtgtgtgtatatatatatatatatatgtgtgtatgtgtatatatatatgtaaggGATTggacagtacagccaagtgcGTAGCGATAGAGACTTTATTGCGGGCGTGGGTAGCTGGAGCTGGCGCTGGATCGGCGATCAGGCTGGGACAAACAAGCTCTTCTGCTGTATCTTCGATTCTTCAAGGACGTCAGTTTGTCGTGGACCGGAGAGCGAAGCAATCTCATGGGACAGACGGACACTCGGGTCTGCGCTGGCGGCGTTGATATAGCGCTGCCCATGAGCCTGTGGCAGGTGGCGGCGATTCCGCTGATAGGGGGGCGTGGTCCTGTCACCGGTGGCGCCGGTACGtgacaatatatatatgtgtgtgtgtgtatatatatatatataatatgtgtgtatatatatatatatatgtgtgtatatatatatatatacacacacacacacacacacacatgtatatatatatacatgtgtgtgtgtatatatatatatatgtgtgtatatatatatgtgtgtaataatgtgtatatatatatatatatatatgtgtgtatatatatatatatatatgtgtatatatatatatatatatatatatatatatgtgtatatatatatatatgtgtatatatatatatgtgtatatatgtgtatatatatatatatatatgtgtgtatatatatatatatgtgtatatatatatatgtgtgtgtgggtgtgtatatatatatatatgtgtgggtgtatatatatatatacgcaGTGCCTTgtgaaagtattcggcccccttgaacctttcaacatttcgcgacatttcaggcttcaaacataaagatataaaagttgaattttttgtcaagaatcaacaagtgggacaaaatcgtgaagtggaacgaaatttattggataatttaaacttttttaacaaataaaaaactgaaaagtggggcgtgcaatattattcggcccccttgcgctaatactttgtagcgccaccttttgctgcaattacagctgcaagtcgcttgacTTTTGACCCCAATCTACCTCCATATTTGATCTTTGTTTCCGACAGCTTGGGCAATTGGGCGTGTCAAGCAGTGTAAATACATTGCTGTAGTTGAGTGGAGCAATGTGGGCGTCACGAAATTCTGCTACAAAGCCGCCATCACAAATATCTTTTCTAGCAACACAGTGAAAAGAAACTAGTGAGTTAAAAGTGTTATTAAATGTTACCCATGCAACAAATCTGAACAAATATAATGGCATGTTTATAAATGTCGATACATtaatactaggggtgtaacgattcatcgatacacatcgattaatcgatataatgctctacgatttgttggcatcgatgcaaaatgtaaacatcgatctatatcgcccgtttctgacctcggacattagacgcgactttattttgaaatccagttcattggtgcttgcttcctctttctgggagcagtgcgcggcgtgttgtgttgtgagcagagcaggcacgtgaaaggggggagccgacaactgcgcggctcctgggctggtgctatggctagtgtccaagaagacgaggaaattcgctcccgtTTGGGCTTcattcattataaagaact includes:
- the edem2 gene encoding ER degradation-enhancing alpha-mannosidase-like protein 2 isoform X1, with amino-acid sequence MRALVRIFLVCLWVSTARGHQFTEEEMQDVRQRIKGMFYHAYNSYLDNAFPYDELRPLTCDGQDTWGSFSLTLIDALDTLLVLGNHTEFQRVASLLQETVDFDIDINASVFETNIRVVGGLLSAHLLSGRAGVQLEPGWPCSGPLLRMAEDAARKLLPAFETPTGMPYGTVNLLRGVSPTETPVTCTAGVGTFILEFATLSRLTGNVTFEDTARRALRALWKTRSDIGLVGNHIDVVSQKWMAQDAGIGAGVDSYFEYLVKGAILLQDEELLHMFDAYYRALENYTRFDDWYLWVQMHKGTVSMPVFQSLEAFWPGLQTLLGNVDSAVRTFQNYYSVWRQFGGLPEFYSISQGYTVDKREGYPLRPELVESAMYLFKATADHTYLQLGLDALESVERIAKTPCGYASVKDLRDHQLDNRMESFFLAETIKYLYLLFDPTHFLHSSGTESWVEGGEEGQCILSSGGYIFNTEAHPLDPAALYCCSQHSRERQELHDILLGRSQSAKKAKEHGGHSEEPPPPSHSESIALKPGEKKMLPLSCPVQPFSARLAVLGQVFTNNT